From a region of the Equus przewalskii isolate Varuska chromosome 2, EquPr2, whole genome shotgun sequence genome:
- the GLRB gene encoding glycine receptor subunit beta isoform X2 translates to MCLSSDYRVNIFLRQKWNDPRLKLPSDFRGSDALTVDPTMYKCLWKPDLFFANEKSANFHDVTQENILLFIFRDGDVLVSMRLSITLSCPLDLTLFPMDTQRCKMQLESFGYTTDDLRFIWQSGDPVQLEKIALPQFDIKKEDIEYGNCTKYYKGTGYYTCVEVIFTLRRQVGFYMMGVYAPTLLIVVLSWLSFWINPDASAARVPLGIFSVLSLASECTTLAAELPKVSYVKALDVWLIACLLFGFASLVEYAVVQVMLNNPKRVEAEKARIAKAEQADGKGGNVAKKNTVNGTGTPVHISTLQVGETRCKKVCTSKSDLRSNDFSIVGSLPRDFELSNYDCYGKPIEVNNGLGKSQAKNNKKPPPAKPVIPTAAKRIDLYARALFPFCFLFFNVIYWSIYL, encoded by the exons GACTATAGAGTTAACATCTTCCTGAGACAAAAATGGAACGATCCCAGGCTGAAGCTCCCCAGTGATTTTCGGGGCTCAGATGCACTGACAGTGGATCCCACAATGTACAAGTGTCTATGGAAACCTGATTtattttttgcaaatgaaaaaagtGCTAATTTTCATGATGTAACCCAGGAAAAtatcctcctctttatttttcgaGATGGAGATGTCCTTGTCAGCATGAG GTTATCTATTACTCTTTCATGCCCTTTGGACTTGACCTTGTTTCCCATGGATACACAACGTTGCAAGATGCAACTTGAGAGCT TTGGTTACACAACTGATGATTTACGATTTATCTGGCAGTCAGGGGATCCTGTTCAGTTAGAAAAAATTGCCTTGCCtcaatttgatattaaaaaggaGGATATTGAATATGGTAACTGTACAAAATACTACAAAGGCACTG GGTACTACACGTGTGTGGAAGTCATCTTCACCCTAAGGAGACAGGTCGGGTTTTACATGATGGGTGTTTATGCCCCGACCCTGCTGATTGTGGTTCTCTCCTGGCTTTCCTTCTGGATCAACCCGGACGCAAGTGCTGCCAGAGTGCCCCTGG gtATCTTCTCAGTTCTCAGCTTGGCCTCTGAGTGCACAACCCTTGCTGCTGAACTTCCCAAAGTGTCGTACGTGAAGGCTCTTGACGTATGGCTCATTGCTTGTCTTCTCTTTGGGTTCGCTTCCCTGGTGGAGTATGCTGTCGTCCAGGTGATGTTGAATAACCCCAAACGAGTTGAAGCAGAAAAAGCCAGAATTGCTAAGGCTGAGCAAGCAGATGGGAAAGGTGGAAATGTGGCTAAAAAGAATACTGTGAATGGTACAGGAACCCCTGTTCACATCAGCACTTTGCAG GTTGGAGAAACCAGATGCAAAAAGGTTTGTACTTCTAAGTCTGATCTGAGATCTAATGACTTCAGCATTGTTGGAAGCTTACCAAGAGATTTTGAATTATCCAATTACGACTGCTATGGAAAACCTATTGAAGTCAACAATGGACTTGGGAAATCTCAGGCAAAGAACAACAAGAAGCCACCCCCCGCCAAACCTGTCATTCCAACAGCAGCAAAACGAATTGATCTTTATGCGAGAGCTTTGTTTCCATTCTGCTTCTTGTTCTTCAACGTTATATATTGGTCTATATATTTATGA